A region from the Dermacentor andersoni chromosome 11, qqDerAnde1_hic_scaffold, whole genome shotgun sequence genome encodes:
- the LOC126518062 gene encoding sodium-dependent multivitamin transporter-like isoform X1 — protein MCHMRACMRVCACMYVCVCVCMYVCMYVCMYVCMYVCMYVINFMSAIIFFFFFFQIVPYYVKNSARAINGVRGLFLAGIASASISTVSSVVNSNAAVLFVDIVSPNFHVPQAKTALVMAGLAAASGTVMTIVGLLVPYIGSAARFFITLSAAASGPFAGIVILAFLFPWANTKGTATAALGAFLIQAWQTTGRFMARIQPLRMTYGTDRCPGNSTYHDVPQHEDRPYSDVFPLYLLSAYWCCLFSTILTVVLGLTFSILSAGPDDGLQNSLRLSSPLALKFWRRIGLLRHRQKEPEHGAVNERGDRISSYEIRPLQDKQDDA, from the exons ATGTGTCatatgcgtgcgtgcatgcgtgtttgtgcatgtatgtatgtgtgtgtatgtgtatgtatgtatgtatgtatgtatgtatgtatgtatgtatgtatgtatgtatgtatgtatgtaattaACTTCATGTCTgcaatcatattttttttttttttttttcagatcgtgCCGTACTACGTGAAAAATAGCGCAAGAGCCATCAACGGAGTTCGAGGGTTGTTTTTGGCGGGGATTGCGAGCGCCTCCATTAG CACAGTGTCATCTGTCGTGAACTCCAACGCAGCTGTTCTGTTTGTAGACATTGTATCGCCAAACTTCCACGTTCCGCAAGCGAAGACTGCGCTCGTAATGGCTGGCCTCG CGGCGGCAAGCGGCACAGTCATGACAATCGTAGGCCTCTTGGTTCCCTACATAGGATCTGCAGCAAGG TTTTTCATCACACTGAGCGCCGCAGCGTCCGGTCCATTCGCAGGAATCGTTATTCTTGCGTTTCTGTTTCCCTGGGCCAACACTAAG GGCACGGCTACGGCCGCTCTGGGTGCGTTTCTCATCCAGGCTTGGCAAACAACTGGGCGGTTCATGGCCCGCATACAACCCCTGAGAATGACCTACGGCACTGACAGATGTCCGGGGAATTCAACGTACCACGATGTGCCGCAGCATGAAGACCGCCCTTA CTCGGACGTTTTCCCGCTCTACCTGCTTTCCGCCTACTGGTGCTGCCTGTTCTCGACCATACTGACGGTGGTTCTCGGCCTGACTTTCAGCATCCTATCCG CTGGACCGGATGATGGCCTCCAAAACTCCTTGCGTCTTTCGAGTCCTTTGGCCTTGAAGTTCTGGCGGCGAATCGGCTTGCTTCGACATCGACAAAAG GAACCTGAACACGGAGCAGTCAATGAGCGAGGCGATAGGATATCGTCTTACGAAATTCGGCCTTTGCAAGATAAACAAGACGACGCGTAA
- the LOC126518062 gene encoding sodium-coupled monocarboxylate transporter 1-like isoform X2 encodes MVYWFRDCDPVLSGSITRYDQIVPYYVKNSARAINGVRGLFLAGIASASISTVSSVVNSNAAVLFVDIVSPNFHVPQAKTALVMAGLAAASGTVMTIVGLLVPYIGSAARFFITLSAAASGPFAGIVILAFLFPWANTKGTATAALGAFLIQAWQTTGRFMARIQPLRMTYGTDRCPGNSTYHDVPQHEDRPYSDVFPLYLLSAYWCCLFSTILTVVLGLTFSILSAGPDDGLQNSLRLSSPLALKFWRRIGLLRHRQKEPEHGAVNERGDRISSYEIRPLQDKQDDA; translated from the exons ATGGTGTACTGGTTTAGGGACTGCGATCCTGTTCTGTCTGGCTCAATAACTCGCTACGATCAG atcgtgCCGTACTACGTGAAAAATAGCGCAAGAGCCATCAACGGAGTTCGAGGGTTGTTTTTGGCGGGGATTGCGAGCGCCTCCATTAG CACAGTGTCATCTGTCGTGAACTCCAACGCAGCTGTTCTGTTTGTAGACATTGTATCGCCAAACTTCCACGTTCCGCAAGCGAAGACTGCGCTCGTAATGGCTGGCCTCG CGGCGGCAAGCGGCACAGTCATGACAATCGTAGGCCTCTTGGTTCCCTACATAGGATCTGCAGCAAGG TTTTTCATCACACTGAGCGCCGCAGCGTCCGGTCCATTCGCAGGAATCGTTATTCTTGCGTTTCTGTTTCCCTGGGCCAACACTAAG GGCACGGCTACGGCCGCTCTGGGTGCGTTTCTCATCCAGGCTTGGCAAACAACTGGGCGGTTCATGGCCCGCATACAACCCCTGAGAATGACCTACGGCACTGACAGATGTCCGGGGAATTCAACGTACCACGATGTGCCGCAGCATGAAGACCGCCCTTA CTCGGACGTTTTCCCGCTCTACCTGCTTTCCGCCTACTGGTGCTGCCTGTTCTCGACCATACTGACGGTGGTTCTCGGCCTGACTTTCAGCATCCTATCCG CTGGACCGGATGATGGCCTCCAAAACTCCTTGCGTCTTTCGAGTCCTTTGGCCTTGAAGTTCTGGCGGCGAATCGGCTTGCTTCGACATCGACAAAAG GAACCTGAACACGGAGCAGTCAATGAGCGAGGCGATAGGATATCGTCTTACGAAATTCGGCCTTTGCAAGATAAACAAGACGACGCGTAA